Proteins encoded in a region of the Vicinamibacteria bacterium genome:
- a CDS encoding AAA family ATPase codes for MDVKTRNRLFSTGDIDREDLWPKITEFEEQPCTFRFSFGLDELPAEPGLILIRGPRQYGKSTWLELQLRNTLEENGRGSAYFLNGDDIAGEDELEARIAEIVPTFNPDARSKRLFIDEISDVPRWERALKRVSDRGELRDVLVVTTGSRAADIRRGAERLPGRKGKLRRTEYLFTGVSYKDFHAQFRREIGDDAWIAFLLSGGSPIAAREIWQMGRIPQYFFELIRDWVTGELIRSGRSRQFLIALMRTLFVQAGSRTGYLKLARESGLANNTIAAEYVEQLSDLLAVIPSHQWDADRDVPLQRKPAKFHFINLSVALSFSPNRMAHIEDFKSLPPQQKSKWMEWLVAQELFRRQSIAGVEDPEVIWFWASKEHEIDFVDSERKLYEVKVGPTGLVDFAWFPKVFPNRKLLVIGGSEFRSAAIKGVTIEQFLLSDGFPHPYPGEAEDIDVYNDYARF; via the coding sequence GTGGACGTTAAGACTCGAAACCGTCTCTTTTCCACAGGCGACATCGACCGAGAGGATCTGTGGCCAAAGATTACTGAATTCGAGGAACAACCCTGCACGTTTCGGTTCAGTTTTGGCTTGGACGAGCTCCCGGCGGAGCCGGGACTCATCCTGATTCGAGGGCCTCGCCAGTATGGCAAGAGCACCTGGCTCGAGCTCCAGCTCAGGAACACGCTCGAGGAGAACGGCCGTGGGTCGGCCTACTTTCTGAATGGCGACGACATTGCCGGCGAAGACGAGCTCGAAGCGCGCATCGCAGAGATCGTCCCAACCTTCAACCCGGATGCCCGATCGAAACGGCTTTTCATCGATGAAATCTCGGACGTGCCGCGGTGGGAGCGCGCCTTGAAGCGCGTCTCGGATCGCGGGGAGCTTCGGGACGTTCTGGTCGTGACCACCGGCTCTCGCGCCGCCGACATCCGTCGAGGCGCCGAGCGTCTTCCGGGAAGAAAAGGGAAACTCAGACGGACGGAGTATTTGTTCACCGGCGTGTCCTACAAGGATTTCCACGCCCAGTTTCGACGGGAAATCGGAGACGACGCTTGGATTGCCTTCTTGCTGAGCGGAGGGTCTCCAATTGCGGCGAGAGAGATCTGGCAGATGGGCCGGATACCGCAATACTTCTTCGAGCTGATCCGCGATTGGGTAACGGGAGAGCTCATTAGAAGCGGGCGGTCCAGGCAATTCTTGATCGCTTTGATGAGAACCCTTTTCGTGCAGGCGGGGTCGAGGACGGGTTATCTCAAGCTTGCACGAGAATCTGGTCTGGCCAACAACACCATTGCGGCGGAGTACGTCGAACAGCTGTCCGATCTTCTGGCGGTGATCCCGTCTCACCAATGGGATGCCGACCGGGACGTCCCGCTTCAGCGCAAGCCCGCGAAGTTCCATTTCATCAATCTGTCGGTGGCGTTGTCGTTCAGTCCCAACCGAATGGCCCACATCGAGGATTTCAAATCTCTGCCGCCTCAGCAGAAATCGAAGTGGATGGAGTGGCTCGTCGCCCAGGAGCTTTTCAGACGACAGTCGATCGCCGGCGTAGAGGATCCCGAGGTCATCTGGTTTTGGGCGTCCAAGGAGCACGAGATCGACTTCGTCGATTCCGAACGAAAGCTTTACGAAGTGAAAGTCGGCCCAACAGGGCTCGTCGATTTCGCGTGGTTTCCGAAGGTGTTTCCCAACCGGAAGCTCCTGGTCATTGGTGGAAGTGAGTTCCGGTCGGCCGCGATCAAGGGCGTTACCATCGAGCAATTCCTCTTGTCCGACGGATTTCCTCATCCTTACCCCGGGGAGGCGGAAGATATCGACGTCTACAACGATTACGCTCGATTCTGA
- a CDS encoding 2-dehydropantoate 2-reductase has protein sequence MRVAVFGAGGVGGYFGARLARGGADVHLIARGEHLKALRSRGLRVLSGSGNVDVALPATDRPEEVGAVDVVLFCVKSNDTERAARRSPPLLHRATAVITFQNGVDNEEKIASILGPGHVCGGVAYIMATISAPGEITHVGKLARLLFGELDAPRSERLASLHALCTASGIDAELSEDIRQELWRKFAMICAAAGMTAAVRLPIGEIRDSPEAFAMFERISREITELGQKEGVPLPDDTPQRIVELTRSLPADMYSSLHYDLTHGKPMELDALHGTVVRLARRHRLPVPASEAVLAILEPWARRNN, from the coding sequence ATGAGAGTCGCCGTGTTCGGAGCGGGTGGGGTCGGAGGCTATTTCGGGGCGCGGCTCGCCCGGGGCGGCGCCGACGTTCATCTCATCGCCCGCGGTGAGCATTTGAAGGCGCTCCGTTCTCGCGGCCTACGTGTGCTGAGCGGCTCCGGAAACGTCGACGTCGCCCTTCCCGCCACCGACCGGCCGGAAGAAGTGGGCGCGGTCGACGTGGTTCTCTTCTGCGTCAAGTCGAACGACACCGAACGGGCTGCGAGACGAAGCCCGCCGCTCCTCCATCGGGCGACGGCGGTCATCACGTTTCAAAACGGCGTCGACAACGAGGAGAAGATCGCTTCGATCCTCGGCCCCGGGCACGTGTGCGGCGGAGTCGCCTACATCATGGCGACGATTTCCGCTCCGGGAGAGATCACTCATGTGGGCAAGCTCGCACGCCTCCTATTCGGGGAGCTCGACGCTCCTCGAAGCGAACGGCTCGCGTCGCTCCACGCGCTTTGCACGGCGAGCGGCATCGACGCCGAGCTGTCGGAGGACATTCGCCAGGAGCTCTGGCGCAAGTTCGCGATGATCTGTGCCGCGGCGGGGATGACCGCGGCGGTGCGACTTCCCATCGGCGAGATCAGAGACTCACCCGAGGCCTTCGCGATGTTCGAGCGCATCAGTCGTGAGATCACCGAGCTCGGCCAGAAGGAGGGCGTTCCCCTGCCCGACGATACGCCACAACGAATCGTCGAGCTCACCCGAAGCCTCCCGGCAGACATGTATTCCTCGCTCCACTATGACCTTACCCACGGCAAGCCGATGGAGCTCGACGCCCTCCACGGCACCGTCGTCCGACTCGCCCGGCGTCACCGCCTCCCGGTGCCGGCCTCGGAAGCCGTCCTTGCGATCCTCGAGCCCTGGGCCCGGAGAAACAACTAG
- a CDS encoding ABC transporter ATP-binding protein, whose product MRQSAFETKDARSDRRIASDAEPRSRNRVLTRLWPYCLRERFLLGTSFAALVTHTLLRLLEPWPLKFIFDEVILPRNDRTPPSFLPDTTGVDPMLLVAFSAAAVVAISGLRALAQYVNQVNFAKIGNRVLARVRADVFRHLQGLSLSFHSSARSGDLILRVIQDVNLLRDAAVTAILPLFASSLLLIGMWAAMFWMQWKLALAATAIVPLIWLRTRSLAGKIREAGVKQRKRQGKLAATASESVGAIKNVQAFSLEGMFLDAFESSNVMGEKYDVRGAKLTASLGRSVDLVLAIATAAVLLYGTRLVLTSELSPGELLVFLTYLRRAFNPAQDFAKYTGRVAKACAAGERVFELLDREPEVRDLPGAIAAPRFAGSVRFEDVGFAYGPGPQVLRRMSFAIEPGQRVALVGPSGIGKSTVVNLLLRFYDPTFGRVLIDGRDIREFRVGSLRSQISVVLQDSILFAASLGDNIAYGAPGCSREEIEAAARLANVHEFVSNLPGGYEAILGERGVNLSGGQRQRIAIARAAVRKSPILVLDEPTTGLDDENRRSVLEALERLAIGRTVLIIAHDLRLSMRADAIFYLHDGQVVEKGTHEELVARGGRYAALCRLRSEDGRQEAVSNV is encoded by the coding sequence TTGAGGCAAAGCGCGTTCGAGACCAAAGACGCTCGGTCCGATCGGAGGATCGCCTCCGACGCGGAACCGAGATCCCGAAATCGCGTTCTGACGCGCTTGTGGCCCTATTGCTTGCGGGAGCGTTTTCTCCTCGGCACCTCGTTCGCCGCACTCGTCACGCACACCCTCCTGCGGCTCCTGGAGCCGTGGCCGCTCAAATTCATCTTCGACGAGGTGATTCTGCCGCGGAACGATCGGACTCCGCCGTCATTCCTCCCGGATACGACGGGGGTCGATCCGATGCTGCTGGTCGCGTTCTCGGCGGCCGCGGTGGTGGCGATCAGTGGGCTTCGCGCCCTCGCTCAGTACGTCAATCAGGTCAATTTCGCAAAGATCGGCAACCGCGTTCTGGCACGGGTTCGTGCCGACGTCTTCCGGCACCTTCAGGGCCTGTCTCTCTCCTTTCACTCTTCCGCTCGGAGCGGCGATTTGATCCTGCGCGTCATACAAGACGTCAACTTGTTGCGCGACGCCGCAGTCACGGCCATCCTGCCGTTATTTGCGAGCTCCCTGCTTCTGATCGGGATGTGGGCCGCCATGTTCTGGATGCAATGGAAGCTCGCTCTGGCTGCGACCGCGATCGTCCCACTCATCTGGTTACGAACCCGGAGCCTGGCCGGCAAGATTCGCGAGGCCGGCGTGAAGCAGCGAAAGCGTCAAGGAAAGCTGGCAGCGACGGCCTCCGAATCGGTCGGCGCGATCAAGAACGTCCAGGCTTTTTCCTTGGAGGGGATGTTTCTCGATGCTTTCGAATCGAGCAACGTGATGGGAGAGAAGTACGATGTCCGGGGCGCGAAGCTTACCGCGAGCCTCGGCCGCTCGGTCGATCTCGTGCTGGCAATCGCCACCGCGGCGGTTCTCCTCTACGGGACCCGACTGGTGCTCACCTCTGAGCTGAGCCCTGGTGAGCTCCTGGTCTTTCTCACCTATCTTCGCCGGGCGTTCAACCCGGCGCAGGACTTTGCCAAATATACGGGGCGCGTCGCGAAGGCCTGTGCGGCGGGCGAGCGGGTCTTCGAGCTTCTCGATCGCGAGCCCGAGGTCAGGGATCTTCCCGGGGCCATCGCGGCGCCGCGCTTCGCCGGGAGCGTGCGTTTCGAGGACGTCGGGTTCGCCTACGGTCCCGGTCCTCAGGTGCTGCGTCGAATGTCCTTCGCGATCGAGCCGGGCCAACGCGTGGCGCTCGTCGGGCCGTCAGGCATCGGCAAGTCGACGGTCGTCAACCTGTTGCTGCGTTTCTACGATCCGACGTTCGGGCGAGTACTCATCGACGGCCGCGACATTCGCGAGTTCCGCGTCGGATCCTTGAGATCGCAGATCTCCGTGGTGCTCCAGGATTCCATTCTCTTTGCCGCGAGCCTCGGCGACAACATCGCCTACGGAGCACCGGGCTGCTCCCGGGAGGAAATCGAGGCCGCCGCCCGGTTGGCGAACGTTCACGAGTTCGTCTCGAATCTGCCGGGCGGTTACGAGGCGATCCTGGGCGAGAGAGGCGTAAACCTCTCCGGCGGTCAGCGCCAGCGGATCGCCATCGCGCGAGCCGCCGTTCGAAAATCCCCGATCCTGGTGCTCGACGAGCCGACGACCGGTCTCGACGACGAGAATCGCCGGTCCGTCCTCGAAGCCCTCGAGCGTCTGGCGATCGGTCGAACCGTATTGATCATCGCGCACGATCTGCGGCTGAGCATGCGCGCGGACGCAATCTTCTACCTCCACGACGGACAGGTCGTCGAAAAAGGAACCCACGAAGAGCTCGTGGCGCGAGGTGGACGCTACGCGGCGCTTTGTCGTCTCCGTTCCGAGGACGGGCGGCAGGAGGCGGTCTCCAATGTCTGA
- a CDS encoding protein kinase, producing the protein MSPPDRLGSYEIMAELGSGGMGVVYRARDSRLQRDVAIKVLSAHGASDLERRKRFEREARAASALDHPNIVTIHEIGETEDGQLFLVMQLVEGKRLRA; encoded by the coding sequence ATGTCACCCCCGGACCGTCTGGGATCCTACGAGATCATGGCGGAGCTCGGCTCGGGCGGCATGGGAGTCGTCTATCGAGCCCGCGACTCGAGGCTCCAGCGGGACGTCGCCATCAAGGTGCTCTCCGCCCACGGCGCTTCCGATCTGGAGCGGCGGAAGCGATTCGAGCGGGAAGCGCGCGCCGCGTCGGCGCTCGACCATCCGAACATCGTCACCATCCACGAGATCGGCGAGACGGAGGACGGTCAGCTCTTCCTCGTGATGCAGCTCGTCGAAGGGAAGAGACTGCGCGCATAG
- a CDS encoding glycosyltransferase, translating to MRVAFVNQDPGVAPDRRKGAAVHLGAMRSAFGELGAHVVALDESDPARLQSRLRGVLKENSVSMVFERYALGRSEAAEVAVEWGIPFVLEVNSPLAQEALRWRGRAETRAERDRDGVLFRSANAVIAVTSELAEYASVRGARPDAIHIYPNGVDQRLFRPRSVDDRLRASLVPEGRFALGFHGRLRPWHCFDRLAEVYHELLRRDAPIHVVIVGEGDFAAELEGHVPAERRTLIDWKPHSEIPKYVAAFDALPLSYDEAAPSYFSPLKLTEAMACGVVPIVPDVGDLPRIVGSGGEIYRASKPNEIADIVEGLIQQPERRESLARAALARSAELSWRRIADFALRFAREDGP from the coding sequence GTGCGGGTTGCTTTCGTGAATCAGGATCCGGGAGTGGCCCCGGATCGGAGGAAGGGAGCCGCGGTTCACCTCGGGGCAATGCGGAGCGCTTTCGGCGAGCTCGGTGCCCACGTGGTGGCTCTCGACGAGAGCGACCCCGCGCGACTCCAATCACGACTCCGCGGGGTCTTGAAGGAAAACTCCGTCTCAATGGTCTTTGAGCGGTACGCGCTCGGCCGATCGGAGGCCGCCGAGGTTGCCGTGGAGTGGGGCATCCCGTTCGTGCTCGAGGTCAATTCCCCTTTGGCGCAGGAAGCTCTGCGGTGGCGGGGAAGAGCAGAAACAAGAGCCGAACGAGACCGAGATGGCGTGCTTTTCCGCTCCGCGAACGCGGTGATCGCGGTTACGAGCGAGCTCGCGGAATACGCCTCGGTTCGAGGGGCCCGACCCGACGCCATCCACATCTATCCAAACGGCGTGGATCAACGGCTCTTTCGACCCCGCAGCGTCGACGATCGCCTGCGCGCTTCGCTCGTTCCCGAAGGACGCTTCGCCCTCGGATTTCATGGCCGTTTGCGACCGTGGCACTGCTTCGATCGCCTCGCGGAGGTATATCACGAGCTCTTGCGAAGGGACGCCCCGATTCACGTGGTGATCGTGGGCGAGGGCGATTTCGCTGCTGAGCTCGAAGGCCACGTTCCCGCCGAGCGGCGCACCCTGATCGACTGGAAACCGCACTCTGAGATTCCAAAATACGTCGCCGCATTCGACGCTCTACCCTTGAGCTACGACGAGGCGGCTCCCAGCTACTTCTCCCCGCTCAAGCTCACGGAGGCAATGGCCTGCGGCGTGGTGCCCATCGTTCCCGACGTCGGCGATCTTCCACGCATCGTGGGATCCGGTGGAGAAATCTATCGCGCGAGCAAGCCAAACGAGATCGCGGACATCGTGGAAGGACTGATCCAGCAACCCGAGCGGAGAGAGAGCCTCGCCCGGGCGGCATTGGCTCGCTCCGCCGAGCTTTCCTGGAGGCGCATCGCCGACTTCGCGCTCCGGTTCGCCAGGGAGGACGGGCCTTGA
- a CDS encoding sulfotransferase — translation MSDRSPRRLARSPYVFVVGCPRSGTTLLQRMLDAHPRLAIANDTHFIPRAVQAVTPSVWLEPARARWLTQHEALVSWARSYHRFERLGLDEVCVNRAARRSGSYADFVSRLYREFAAARGKELGGEKTPDYVRCLPLLHELFPDVQSVHIVRDGRDVALSTLEWARETKGPARFDLWREEPVAVCALWWRWQVGSGRRDGAKVRAGSYLEVSYERLVRDPAATLHEVADFLGLADAKEMLSFNAGKERLDPSLSAKRAWRSPTPGLRDWRTQMDERSIELFEALAGDLLGELGYPRAFPGISSSIARVALRSYAWWEEELQRRDAKLRATVGIAEATAQRGG, via the coding sequence ATGTCTGATAGGTCGCCACGTCGGCTCGCCCGATCGCCGTACGTCTTCGTGGTGGGCTGCCCGCGTTCGGGAACCACCCTGCTCCAGCGCATGCTCGACGCACACCCGCGCCTTGCCATCGCCAACGACACCCATTTCATCCCTCGCGCCGTCCAGGCGGTAACGCCTTCGGTCTGGCTCGAGCCGGCGCGTGCCCGCTGGTTGACTCAACACGAGGCACTCGTGAGCTGGGCTCGGAGCTACCACCGCTTCGAACGGCTGGGGCTCGATGAGGTTTGCGTGAACCGCGCCGCACGTCGATCGGGAAGCTACGCTGATTTCGTGAGCCGTCTCTACCGTGAGTTCGCTGCGGCTCGAGGCAAGGAGCTCGGAGGAGAGAAGACTCCCGACTACGTACGATGTCTGCCTCTTTTGCACGAGCTCTTCCCCGACGTGCAGAGCGTTCACATCGTTCGCGACGGACGGGATGTCGCGCTCTCGACGCTCGAATGGGCGCGCGAGACGAAGGGGCCGGCTCGGTTCGACCTCTGGCGAGAGGAGCCGGTGGCGGTTTGCGCCCTGTGGTGGCGATGGCAGGTGGGCTCGGGGCGACGTGATGGGGCGAAGGTTCGCGCCGGTAGCTACCTCGAAGTGAGCTACGAGCGACTCGTGAGGGACCCGGCCGCGACCCTCCACGAGGTAGCGGACTTTCTAGGCCTGGCAGACGCCAAAGAGATGCTTTCGTTCAACGCTGGAAAGGAGCGGTTGGATCCCTCCTTGTCGGCGAAGAGGGCCTGGCGTTCACCGACGCCCGGACTTCGTGACTGGCGGACTCAGATGGACGAACGATCGATCGAGCTCTTCGAGGCGCTCGCCGGCGATCTCCTCGGGGAATTGGGTTACCCGAGGGCCTTCCCGGGAATCTCTTCATCGATCGCACGGGTC
- a CDS encoding glycosyltransferase, with the protein MNALRVGYLLKKFPRLSETFILNEILEQENMGVSIYIISRHEPDAEPRHRILNQLKAQVETLPCIRELDFWEPLFAGSTDRLRRVQQLSRDIRRRPGGAPPRFASLLSEAIYLLHRTQSLGIRHLHVHFASDSAMVATLLRALGGPTYSVTAHAKDIYRAGVEPRWLENIFVGAEFVVTVCDANVKYLESWLHPRATSRVRRLYNGVALADFADAPEDPRQRDSCHVLSVGRLVEKKGHHLLLEALARLRRRGFPVTATLVGEGEMRSALERQIADNDLGELVRLTGAAEQQEIVTLMARATVFCLPCIVAADGNRDALPTVVLEALASGLPVISTPISGIPEILDGGRAGVLVPENDAAAVAAALEDLLANAPKRRELAREGRRRVTECFDLRKTAASLRSCFEQAMQGSEATCGLLS; encoded by the coding sequence GTGAACGCGTTACGAGTCGGTTACCTGCTCAAGAAATTTCCCCGTCTTTCGGAGACGTTCATCCTGAACGAGATCCTGGAGCAGGAGAACATGGGCGTTTCCATCTACATCATCTCCCGGCACGAGCCGGATGCGGAGCCCCGGCACCGGATATTGAACCAGCTGAAGGCGCAGGTGGAAACACTTCCCTGTATCCGCGAGCTCGACTTCTGGGAGCCGCTGTTCGCAGGATCGACCGATCGTCTCCGGCGGGTTCAACAACTGAGCCGGGATATCAGGAGACGACCCGGGGGAGCGCCTCCGCGCTTCGCCAGTTTGCTGAGCGAAGCCATCTATCTGCTCCACCGAACCCAATCTCTCGGCATCCGTCACCTTCACGTCCATTTCGCTTCGGATTCGGCGATGGTCGCGACGCTGCTCCGCGCGCTGGGCGGGCCCACGTACAGTGTCACCGCGCATGCCAAGGATATCTATCGAGCGGGCGTGGAGCCCCGATGGCTCGAGAACATCTTCGTCGGAGCCGAGTTCGTGGTCACCGTATGTGACGCGAATGTGAAGTATTTGGAGAGCTGGCTCCACCCGCGAGCGACCTCACGGGTGCGGCGGCTCTACAACGGGGTTGCACTTGCCGACTTCGCGGACGCTCCCGAGGATCCTCGCCAACGGGATTCCTGCCACGTCCTCTCGGTCGGCCGCCTCGTCGAGAAGAAAGGCCATCACCTGCTGCTCGAAGCGCTGGCCCGGCTACGGCGACGGGGCTTCCCGGTGACCGCCACGCTCGTGGGAGAGGGAGAGATGCGGAGCGCGCTCGAGCGCCAAATCGCCGACAACGACCTCGGCGAGCTCGTGCGTCTCACCGGCGCGGCCGAACAACAGGAGATCGTCACCTTGATGGCTCGGGCCACGGTTTTCTGCTTGCCGTGCATCGTTGCCGCCGACGGGAATCGTGATGCGCTGCCCACCGTGGTTCTCGAAGCTCTGGCCAGCGGCCTTCCTGTCATTTCCACTCCCATCTCGGGGATTCCCGAGATCCTCGATGGCGGACGAGCGGGCGTTCTGGTGCCGGAGAACGACGCCGCTGCCGTGGCGGCCGCGCTGGAAGACTTGTTGGCCAACGCGCCGAAGCGCCGCGAGCTGGCCCGGGAGGGAAGGCGCCGAGTTACCGAATGCTTCGATCTTCGCAAGACCGCCGCGTCACTACGTTCCTGCTTCGAGCAAGCGATGCAGGGCTCGGAGGCAACGTGCGGGTTGCTTTCGTGA
- a CDS encoding nucleotidyl transferase AbiEii/AbiGii toxin family protein — protein sequence MRVLESALRRLCADLRAAEIKFALVGGLAVSVRTEPRFTRDADLTVAFRDDEQAEALVYDLQRNGYRLVATVEQEAVERLATARLQPPLDDGTGVLLDLLFASSGIESEIVEEAELLEVLPELSIPVARTGHLIALKILSRDDETRPQDIVDLRALTKKASREEIERARKALKLIESRGFHRGRPLLKMLGEFRKSRS from the coding sequence GTGAGGGTTCTCGAATCCGCGCTGCGCCGGCTATGTGCCGATCTTCGGGCTGCCGAAATCAAATTCGCCCTCGTCGGGGGCCTTGCGGTCTCGGTGAGAACCGAGCCACGGTTTACCCGCGACGCGGATCTGACGGTTGCATTTCGGGATGACGAACAAGCCGAAGCGCTCGTCTACGACCTCCAACGAAACGGTTACAGGCTCGTGGCGACCGTCGAGCAAGAGGCGGTCGAGCGGCTTGCGACGGCGCGGCTGCAACCGCCTCTGGACGATGGAACGGGCGTCCTTCTCGACCTGCTCTTCGCATCCTCGGGAATCGAGAGCGAGATCGTGGAAGAGGCCGAGCTTCTCGAGGTCCTCCCGGAGCTCTCCATTCCGGTGGCTCGCACCGGGCACCTCATTGCTCTCAAGATTCTGTCCCGAGACGATGAGACGCGCCCGCAGGATATCGTGGACCTGAGGGCGTTAACGAAGAAGGCTTCTCGAGAGGAGATCGAGCGCGCCAGGAAGGCGCTGAAGCTCATCGAATCGCGGGGGTTTCACCGCGGTCGACCACTTCTGAAGATGCTGGGGGAGTTTCGCAAGAGTCGCTCGTGA